One segment of Asterias rubens chromosome 2, eAstRub1.3, whole genome shotgun sequence DNA contains the following:
- the LOC117306765 gene encoding transient receptor potential cation channel subfamily V member 5-like isoform X1 has protein sequence MGGALDKCTVWCHTGVTRPFDAGESEREWKRQHEQYEKNPMYKLLHLAGRGRLLEEYDRIGEADFKEFMRRRVSPFLYNDGEGKTITKVDYAMYRQRMKSESQGKLLVKRMSNKELVLHFDRSKLAAISRFRQRDACWDLTKRGEVGETALHLCFLNNTETHLNIARIMLDMYPKMVLDIFEGVEYYGESCLHFAIINNNLEWVKLLVLRYKARLDQQASGRFFRPNDLKEGTRSAFRHSTYEGHAYYGEYPLAFAASVGNKEIYDFLVTEGLKNEKGRGTVNPDAKDTFGNTVVHMVIIHNQKHMMSHVINHTALPARHDIFNHAGLTPLELSYRLGRGELFAHLLDLSSETQWTYGNVANVAYPLTGLDSIGSGGELNDRSALRMIVQGDKLQHLKMLEGQIIQRLLEEKWNRYAKRILMIRFAWTVIHLALLSIVVVLRPPPDEHLLTIRELGDRHCLKDLVRLTAEVLVLVSCAVKFVVGIYEMRSQGSISKSFIELPEKCISLVAISLLYACIPLRLTGLREAEDYLLVVAVPLSWCCMLLFYRAHRKLGPLVVIIGKMCTGDLLRFTIIYCIFVYMFVGVFYYGYLGMSNVSSNGNNCTVPHGYTDVKSAAVTMFHMTFAKFRVSDLDLSRAPWQIYVVFVVFALLIPVLLLNMLIAKMARTFEKIKERSRMEWKRQWAMIILNMERSLSSASLARYQKAYSTEVKMGRAPAVREVLSHQPQRTTLSWKEQMRQTSRRHFGSFKWQRSLREEYLTHDDAERGERTPMAQLATPEDVEDEDDPKNNRLCRALLVVKTLPKGKARVRNVCTRWREAGARALVSKLT, from the exons ATGGGTGGTGCTTTGGACAAGTGCACCGTCTGGTGCCACACGGGTGTGACTAGACCCTTCGATGCGGGCGAGTCAGAAAGAGAATGGAAGAGACAACATGAACAGTACGAAAAGAATCCCATGTATAAG TTACTTCATCTGGCTGGAAGAGGTCGTCTACTTGAGGAGTATGACCGAATAGGCGAGGCTGATTTCAAGGAGTTCATGCGAAGAAGG GTAAGCCCGTTTCTGTATAATGATGGCGAAGGGAAGACCATCACGAAAGTAGACTACGCTATGTACAGACAGAGGATGAAATCAGAGTCCCAG GGCAAACTACTGGTCAAGCGAATGTCCAACAAGGAGCTGGTACTGCACTTCGATCGGTCCAAGTTAGCGGCGATTAGTCGGTTCCGTCAGCGAGATGCCTGCTGGGACCTGACTAAGAGAGGGGAGGTCGGGGAGACGGCCCTGCATCTCTGCTTCTTAAATAACACCGAGACTCATCTAAATATTGCACGCATCATGCTGGACATGTACCCTAAGATGGTACTGGATATATTCGAAGGGGTCGAGTACTATG GAGAAAGCTGTCTTCACTTTGCCATCATCAACAACAATCTCGAGTGGGTAAAGCTCCTCGTACTTCGCTACAAAGCCCGCCTGGACCAGCAGGCCAGTGGACGATTCTTCAGGCCGAACGACCTCAAGGAAGGCACCCGCTCGGCGTTCCGTCATTCCACATACGAGGGGCACGCCTACTACGGGGAGTACCCGCTGGCATTCGCGGCGAGCGTCGGCAACAAGGAGATCTACGATTTCCTGGTCACGGAGGGGCTGAAGAACGAGAAGGGACGGGGAACTGTCAACCCTGACGCcaaggacacctttggtaacacCGTAGTACACATGGTCATCATTCATAACCAAAAG cacATGATGAGCCACGTGATTAACCACACTGCTCTACCGGCCCGCCATGACATCTTCAACCACGCCGGCTTGACCCCTCTCGAGCTGTCTTACCGACTGGGTCGAGGGGAGCTCTTCGCCCACCTGTTGGACCTGTCCAGTGAGACGCAGTGGACCTACGGCAACGTAGCTAACGTCGCTTATCCACTCACGGGATTGGACTCCATCGGGTCCGGTGGAGAACTCA ATGACAGATCGGCTCTGCGGATGATAGTGCAAGGAGACAAGCTGCAACATCTTAAGATGCTGGAGGGTCAGATTATACAGAGACTACTGGAAGAAAAATGGAACCGATACGCCAAG CGGATATTGATGATACGGTTCGCCTGGACTGTGATCCATTTAGCACTTCTCTCTATTGTAGTGGTTTTACGACCACCACCGGACGAGCACCTACTGACCATCAGGGAACTTGGTGATAGGCACTGCCTGAAGGATTTG gttCGACTAACAGCTGAGGTTTTGGTTCTCGTGAGCTGTGCTGTCAAATTTGTCGTTGGTATCTACGAGATGAGATCACAGGGCTCAATCAGTAAAAGCTTT ATTGAGTTGCCAGAGAAGTGTATTTCCCTTGTGGCGATATCTCTGTTGTATGCATGCATTCCACTGCGATTGACCGGACTACGTGAAGCCGAAGACTACTTACTGGTGGTGGCAGTGCCCCTATCTTGGTGCTGCATGCTGCTCTTCTACCG GGCACACCGGAAGCTCGGCCCTCTAGTGGTCATTATAGGCAAGATGTGCACCGGTGACCTGCTACGGTTCACCATCATTTATTGCATCTTCGTCTACATGTTTGTTGGAG TTTTCTACTATGGATATCTTGGTATGTCTAATGTGAGCTCAAATGGCAACAACTGCACTGTGCCTCACGGTTACACTGACGTCAAGAGTGCGGCCGTCACCATGTTCCATATGACCTTTGCAAAGTTTCGT gTGAGTGATCTTGACCTGTCCCGGGCACCATGGCAGATCTACGTCGTCTTCGTCGTCTTCGCTCTCTTGATCCCAGTGCTACTACTCAACATGCTCATCGCCAAAATGGCGCGAACGTTTGAGAAGATCAAGGAACGTTCCCGGATGGAGTGGAAACGCCAG TGGGCAATGATCATCTTGAACATGGAGCGCTCCCTGAGCAGTGCGAGTCTAGCCCGGTACCAGAAGGCCTATTCCACCGAGGTGAAGATGGGTAGGGCACCGGCCGTCCGAGAGGTTCTCTCCCATCAGCCTCAGAGGACAACCCTGTCTTGGAAGGAGCAGATGAGGCAGACGTCTAGGCGACACTTCGGGAGCTTCAAGTGGCAGAGAAGTCTTAG GGAGGAGTATCTAACCCACGACGACGCCGAGAGGGGCGAGAGAACACCCATGGCTCAGCTGGCTACTCCTGAGGACGTTGAGGACGAAGACGACCCCAAGAACAACCGACTCTGTCGAGCCCTTCTGGTCGTCAAGACACTACCGAAGGGAAAAGCCAGGGTCAGGAATGTCTGCACGAGATGGAGG GAGGCAGGAGCACGCGCACTTGTCTCCAAGCTGACTTAA
- the LOC117306765 gene encoding transient receptor potential cation channel subfamily V member 6-like isoform X2: MYRQRMKSESQGKLLVKRMSNKELVLHFDRSKLAAISRFRQRDACWDLTKRGEVGETALHLCFLNNTETHLNIARIMLDMYPKMVLDIFEGVEYYGESCLHFAIINNNLEWVKLLVLRYKARLDQQASGRFFRPNDLKEGTRSAFRHSTYEGHAYYGEYPLAFAASVGNKEIYDFLVTEGLKNEKGRGTVNPDAKDTFGNTVVHMVIIHNQKHMMSHVINHTALPARHDIFNHAGLTPLELSYRLGRGELFAHLLDLSSETQWTYGNVANVAYPLTGLDSIGSGGELNDRSALRMIVQGDKLQHLKMLEGQIIQRLLEEKWNRYAKRILMIRFAWTVIHLALLSIVVVLRPPPDEHLLTIRELGDRHCLKDLVRLTAEVLVLVSCAVKFVVGIYEMRSQGSISKSFIELPEKCISLVAISLLYACIPLRLTGLREAEDYLLVVAVPLSWCCMLLFYRAHRKLGPLVVIIGKMCTGDLLRFTIIYCIFVYMFVGVFYYGYLGMSNVSSNGNNCTVPHGYTDVKSAAVTMFHMTFAKFRVSDLDLSRAPWQIYVVFVVFALLIPVLLLNMLIAKMARTFEKIKERSRMEWKRQWAMIILNMERSLSSASLARYQKAYSTEVKMGRAPAVREVLSHQPQRTTLSWKEQMRQTSRRHFGSFKWQRSLREEYLTHDDAERGERTPMAQLATPEDVEDEDDPKNNRLCRALLVVKTLPKGKARVRNVCTRWREAGARALVSKLT, encoded by the exons ATGTACAGACAGAGGATGAAATCAGAGTCCCAG GGCAAACTACTGGTCAAGCGAATGTCCAACAAGGAGCTGGTACTGCACTTCGATCGGTCCAAGTTAGCGGCGATTAGTCGGTTCCGTCAGCGAGATGCCTGCTGGGACCTGACTAAGAGAGGGGAGGTCGGGGAGACGGCCCTGCATCTCTGCTTCTTAAATAACACCGAGACTCATCTAAATATTGCACGCATCATGCTGGACATGTACCCTAAGATGGTACTGGATATATTCGAAGGGGTCGAGTACTATG GAGAAAGCTGTCTTCACTTTGCCATCATCAACAACAATCTCGAGTGGGTAAAGCTCCTCGTACTTCGCTACAAAGCCCGCCTGGACCAGCAGGCCAGTGGACGATTCTTCAGGCCGAACGACCTCAAGGAAGGCACCCGCTCGGCGTTCCGTCATTCCACATACGAGGGGCACGCCTACTACGGGGAGTACCCGCTGGCATTCGCGGCGAGCGTCGGCAACAAGGAGATCTACGATTTCCTGGTCACGGAGGGGCTGAAGAACGAGAAGGGACGGGGAACTGTCAACCCTGACGCcaaggacacctttggtaacacCGTAGTACACATGGTCATCATTCATAACCAAAAG cacATGATGAGCCACGTGATTAACCACACTGCTCTACCGGCCCGCCATGACATCTTCAACCACGCCGGCTTGACCCCTCTCGAGCTGTCTTACCGACTGGGTCGAGGGGAGCTCTTCGCCCACCTGTTGGACCTGTCCAGTGAGACGCAGTGGACCTACGGCAACGTAGCTAACGTCGCTTATCCACTCACGGGATTGGACTCCATCGGGTCCGGTGGAGAACTCA ATGACAGATCGGCTCTGCGGATGATAGTGCAAGGAGACAAGCTGCAACATCTTAAGATGCTGGAGGGTCAGATTATACAGAGACTACTGGAAGAAAAATGGAACCGATACGCCAAG CGGATATTGATGATACGGTTCGCCTGGACTGTGATCCATTTAGCACTTCTCTCTATTGTAGTGGTTTTACGACCACCACCGGACGAGCACCTACTGACCATCAGGGAACTTGGTGATAGGCACTGCCTGAAGGATTTG gttCGACTAACAGCTGAGGTTTTGGTTCTCGTGAGCTGTGCTGTCAAATTTGTCGTTGGTATCTACGAGATGAGATCACAGGGCTCAATCAGTAAAAGCTTT ATTGAGTTGCCAGAGAAGTGTATTTCCCTTGTGGCGATATCTCTGTTGTATGCATGCATTCCACTGCGATTGACCGGACTACGTGAAGCCGAAGACTACTTACTGGTGGTGGCAGTGCCCCTATCTTGGTGCTGCATGCTGCTCTTCTACCG GGCACACCGGAAGCTCGGCCCTCTAGTGGTCATTATAGGCAAGATGTGCACCGGTGACCTGCTACGGTTCACCATCATTTATTGCATCTTCGTCTACATGTTTGTTGGAG TTTTCTACTATGGATATCTTGGTATGTCTAATGTGAGCTCAAATGGCAACAACTGCACTGTGCCTCACGGTTACACTGACGTCAAGAGTGCGGCCGTCACCATGTTCCATATGACCTTTGCAAAGTTTCGT gTGAGTGATCTTGACCTGTCCCGGGCACCATGGCAGATCTACGTCGTCTTCGTCGTCTTCGCTCTCTTGATCCCAGTGCTACTACTCAACATGCTCATCGCCAAAATGGCGCGAACGTTTGAGAAGATCAAGGAACGTTCCCGGATGGAGTGGAAACGCCAG TGGGCAATGATCATCTTGAACATGGAGCGCTCCCTGAGCAGTGCGAGTCTAGCCCGGTACCAGAAGGCCTATTCCACCGAGGTGAAGATGGGTAGGGCACCGGCCGTCCGAGAGGTTCTCTCCCATCAGCCTCAGAGGACAACCCTGTCTTGGAAGGAGCAGATGAGGCAGACGTCTAGGCGACACTTCGGGAGCTTCAAGTGGCAGAGAAGTCTTAG GGAGGAGTATCTAACCCACGACGACGCCGAGAGGGGCGAGAGAACACCCATGGCTCAGCTGGCTACTCCTGAGGACGTTGAGGACGAAGACGACCCCAAGAACAACCGACTCTGTCGAGCCCTTCTGGTCGTCAAGACACTACCGAAGGGAAAAGCCAGGGTCAGGAATGTCTGCACGAGATGGAGG GAGGCAGGAGCACGCGCACTTGTCTCCAAGCTGACTTAA